Proteins co-encoded in one Malus sylvestris chromosome 7, drMalSylv7.2, whole genome shotgun sequence genomic window:
- the LOC126629604 gene encoding cell number regulator 6-like, which produces MADGTAHSRYVKLTKDQAPAEDIKPGELNQPIEVPQLNVHRCHECGQPLPDSYQPPGDEPWTTGIFGCAEDRESCLTGLFCPCVLFGRNVESLRDDTPWNRPCICHAVCIEGGMALAALTAIFHGIDPRTSFLICEGLLFSWWMCGVYTGLVRQSLQKKYHLQNSPCDPCLTHCCLHWCALCQEHREMKGRLSDNAVMPMTVVNPPQVQQMKSADDNQDSASPSSTNNNGHTDMEMQAL; this is translated from the exons ATGGCGGACGGAACTGCGCACTCGCGGTATGTGAAGCTGACGAAGGATCAAGCGCCGGCCGAGGACATTAAGCCCGGCGAGCTCAATCAGCCCATCGAAGTTCCCcag TTGAATGTTCACAGGTGTCACGAATGCGGACAGCCTTTACCCGATAGCTATCAGCCCCCTGGAGATGAGCCTTGGACAACCGGAATTTTTGGCTGTGCTGAAGATAGAGAAAGTT GCTTGACAGGGTTATTTTGTCCATGTGTTCTGTTTGGGCGCAATGTTGAGAGCCTAAGAGACGATACCCCTTGGAACAGACCATGCATTTGTCATGCCGTTTGTATTGAAGGTGGTATGGCTCTTGCAGCATTAACTGCAATCTTCCATGGCATTGACCCAAGGACTTCATTTCTTATTTGCGAGGGTCTGTTATTTTCTTGGTGGATGTGTGGGGTATATACAGGTCTTGTCCGGCAATCCTTGCAGAAGAAGTATCATCTACAG AACTCGCCGTGTGACCCATGCTTGACACACTGCTGCTTGCACTGGTGCGCCTTGTGCCAAGAGCACAGGGAGATGAAGGGACGCCTCTCGGACAATGCTGTGATGCCAATGACCGTCGTCAACCCACCCCAAGTTCAACAGATGAAGTCTGCTGACGACAACCAGGACTCCGCTTCACCATCCTCTACCAACAACAATGGCCACACAGATATGGAGATGCAGGCATTGTAA